The following proteins come from a genomic window of Methanocella conradii HZ254:
- a CDS encoding glycosyltransferase produces MKAQDSGGAYMDFSVIVPAFNEERRIAACLESIRAQRTRHSYEVIVSDSNSTDRTASIAASYADKLADRTASIAASYADKLVVCRERGTARARNEGARLACGDILAFIDSDTVIMPDYLDTVYETFRDKRTLAVSCAFKFTNRRPKLLAAEYATNAYYILRSLCGAATLPGFNVCIRRGAFERVGGFRLCHLEDLDMSIKLRQIGKTVYLSRRLAVTSSRRLEQDGIAGTLKYYMDLFEASQNRRLGFHVIKLKRSQYNDYVHRE; encoded by the coding sequence GTGAAGGCGCAAGATAGCGGTGGTGCTTATATGGACTTCTCGGTCATCGTTCCCGCCTTTAACGAGGAGAGGCGCATCGCAGCCTGCCTGGAATCCATAAGGGCGCAGCGGACCAGGCATTCATACGAGGTGATAGTCTCGGACTCGAATAGCACCGATAGGACCGCCTCTATAGCAGCCTCCTATGCGGATAAGCTTGCCGATAGGACCGCCTCTATAGCAGCCTCCTATGCGGATAAGCTTGTCGTGTGCAGGGAGAGGGGCACGGCGAGGGCCAGAAACGAGGGGGCGAGGCTGGCCTGCGGCGACATCCTGGCGTTCATCGACTCTGATACCGTGATAATGCCAGACTACCTGGATACCGTATACGAGACGTTCAGGGATAAGCGTACCCTGGCAGTTTCTTGCGCCTTCAAGTTCACAAACAGGCGACCAAAGCTTTTGGCGGCCGAATACGCGACAAATGCGTATTACATCCTGAGAAGCCTGTGCGGCGCCGCCACCCTGCCGGGCTTCAACGTGTGCATCCGAAGGGGGGCGTTCGAGAGGGTGGGGGGCTTCAGGCTCTGCCACCTGGAAGACCTGGACATGAGCATCAAGCTCAGGCAGATTGGCAAGACCGTCTACCTTTCCAGGCGCCTCGCGGTCACATCTTCAAGGAGACTTGAGCAGGACGGCATAGCCGGCACACTAAAATACTACATGGACCTGTTTGAGGCTAGCCAGAACAGGAGGCTGGGCTTCCACGTCATAAAATTAAAGCGGAGCCAGTATAACGACTACGTCCACCGGGAATGA
- a CDS encoding metal-dependent transcriptional regulator yields the protein MRKNIAEEYLETILYLTKGGRPAKTKDIADAMGIKPPSVSEMLTKLKEEGYVEYQPYAGASLTKRGKAEAIQMERKHQVLETFLVDALGVGLEEAHDEACEMEHTVSDSTLSKMCAFLGHPRFCPDDHPITMGECCEKSEESMPLTELKEGEGGIIKIVCADKGTRDYLLSLGFLPDTALTVKKRLPSNSLLVRIKGAEIAIGGDIAEKIFVKKASA from the coding sequence ATGAGGAAAAACATAGCCGAAGAGTACCTTGAGACCATTTTGTATTTAACTAAGGGGGGCCGGCCAGCCAAGACTAAGGATATCGCCGATGCGATGGGGATTAAGCCTCCCAGCGTGAGCGAGATGCTCACCAAGCTTAAGGAGGAGGGGTACGTCGAATACCAGCCCTACGCGGGGGCTTCATTGACAAAGCGGGGGAAGGCCGAGGCCATCCAGATGGAGCGCAAGCACCAGGTCCTTGAGACTTTCCTGGTGGACGCCCTGGGCGTCGGGCTAGAGGAGGCACACGATGAGGCCTGCGAGATGGAGCACACGGTCTCAGACTCCACGCTATCGAAGATGTGCGCATTCCTGGGCCACCCGAGATTCTGCCCCGATGACCATCCTATTACTATGGGGGAGTGCTGCGAGAAGAGCGAGGAGTCGATGCCCCTCACCGAGCTTAAGGAAGGCGAGGGGGGCATCATAAAGATAGTCTGCGCAGATAAGGGGACCAGGGATTATCTATTATCGCTAGGCTTTTTGCCTGATACCGCTTTAACCGTTAAAAAAAGGCTGCCATCGAACAGCCTGCTCGTGCGCATAAAGGGAGCCGAGATAGCGATAGGCGGCGACATTGCAGAAAAGATTTTCGTTAAAAAGGCGTCAGCATGA